Proteins encoded in a region of the Haloarcula sp. CBA1129 genome:
- a CDS encoding co-chaperone YbbN, producing the protein MSETQSAEALLDALQSEGVVVIDEETDAVSTTEAFEADRGVYYDTYVTMGETEFHESVADVFGLDSAAEAAERVDELDVSREEFATFLTLRSNVDDSYTTVELTTMAQMATELGPETPVPDAVEHLDDDSYEAFVDAHDRCVVTVWKLFCEPCEAMKEELDEVLAAFPEGVPVAGIAGERSPEFCQSVGVNAAPAVVLFEDGEPVEQITGRTDPSPLAERVEEVYGV; encoded by the coding sequence ATGTCGGAAACCCAATCCGCCGAAGCACTACTCGACGCACTACAGTCGGAAGGTGTCGTCGTCATCGACGAGGAGACGGACGCGGTCAGCACAACGGAAGCGTTCGAGGCCGACCGCGGGGTGTACTACGACACCTACGTCACGATGGGCGAGACGGAGTTCCACGAGTCCGTTGCCGACGTGTTCGGCCTCGATTCGGCCGCCGAAGCGGCCGAGCGGGTCGACGAACTCGACGTGTCGCGCGAGGAGTTCGCCACGTTCCTGACCCTGCGGTCGAACGTCGACGACTCCTACACCACCGTGGAGCTGACGACGATGGCGCAGATGGCGACCGAGCTGGGGCCGGAGACGCCGGTCCCCGACGCGGTCGAACATCTCGACGACGACAGCTACGAGGCCTTCGTCGACGCCCACGACCGGTGTGTCGTGACCGTGTGGAAGCTGTTCTGTGAGCCCTGCGAAGCGATGAAAGAGGAGCTAGACGAGGTTCTGGCCGCGTTCCCCGAGGGTGTCCCAGTCGCCGGTATCGCCGGCGAGCGGTCGCCGGAGTTCTGTCAGTCGGTCGGTGTCAACGCGGCGCCCGCCGTCGTGCTGTTCGAGGACGGCGAGCCCGTCGAACAGATCACTGGCCGGACGGACCCGTCGCCGCTCGCGGAGCGAGTCGAAGAAGTGTACGGGGTCTGA
- a CDS encoding universal stress protein, whose translation MYEIVAGIDKSEARGTAIAEAITEIPMDASQVRVTLLHDFEENPEGASVDQVASVRRARDVLEDAGVEVTLEESSGEPADAILRLADEQDADMVVVAGRKRTPTGKVLFGSVTQSVILGTDRSVLVCSGEEE comes from the coding sequence ATGTACGAAATTGTCGCTGGGATAGACAAAAGCGAGGCTCGTGGGACCGCTATCGCGGAAGCGATAACCGAGATTCCGATGGACGCCAGTCAGGTCCGCGTCACGCTGCTGCACGACTTCGAGGAGAACCCCGAAGGGGCGTCCGTCGATCAGGTGGCCTCCGTGCGCCGGGCACGAGATGTCCTCGAGGACGCCGGTGTCGAGGTCACCTTAGAGGAGTCAAGCGGCGAACCCGCCGACGCGATCCTCCGGTTGGCTGACGAGCAGGACGCCGACATGGTTGTCGTCGCCGGCCGCAAGCGGACGCCGACCGGCAAGGTGTTGTTCGGGAGTGTCACACAGAGCGTGATTCTTGGCACGGACCGCTCCGTGCTGGTCTGTAGTGGCGAAGAAGAGTAA
- a CDS encoding signal recognition particle protein Srp54: protein MVLDDLGSSLRGTLDDLRGKSRLSEEDIEDIVKEIQRSLLQADVDVGLVQDLSDSIETRALEEEPPAGTTPRDWVLRIVYEELVDLVGESTELPLEEQTIMLAGLYGSGKTTTAAKMAWWFSTKGLRPAIIQTDTDRPGAYDQSKEMAERAEVDFYGDPDEDDPVKIARDGLEATENADVRIVDTAGRDGLNEELIEQIERIEQEVQPDRDLLVLDAAMGQSAKSQAADFEAAIGIDGVVITKLDGTAKGGGALAAVNETDSTIAFLGAGETVKDIERFEPSGFISRLLGMGDLKQLTERVERAMEETQEGDEEDWDPEDMLEGQFTLKDMRKQMQTMNNMGPLDQVMDMIPGLGGGLMDQLPDDAMDVTQERMRDFDVIMDSMTEEELENPRVVGQSRTRRICRGSGKPEERVRELLQQHKQMEQMLKQFQGMGDGDMERMMKQMQQGGGGGMGGMGGGGMGPFGD from the coding sequence ATGGTACTCGACGATCTTGGGAGTTCGCTTCGGGGGACACTTGATGACCTCCGGGGGAAGTCCCGGCTCTCCGAAGAAGATATCGAGGACATCGTCAAAGAGATTCAGCGGTCGCTGTTGCAGGCCGACGTGGATGTCGGACTCGTACAGGACCTCTCTGACAGCATCGAGACGCGCGCACTGGAGGAGGAACCACCGGCAGGGACGACGCCGCGGGACTGGGTCCTGCGAATCGTCTACGAGGAACTGGTCGATCTCGTCGGCGAGTCGACCGAACTACCACTCGAAGAGCAGACCATCATGCTCGCCGGGCTGTACGGGTCGGGGAAGACGACGACGGCCGCGAAGATGGCGTGGTGGTTCTCGACGAAGGGGCTCCGGCCGGCTATCATCCAGACTGACACGGACCGGCCCGGTGCGTACGACCAGTCCAAGGAGATGGCCGAGCGCGCCGAGGTCGACTTCTACGGCGACCCCGACGAAGACGATCCCGTGAAAATCGCCCGCGACGGGCTGGAAGCGACGGAGAACGCGGACGTGCGCATCGTCGACACGGCGGGTCGTGACGGCCTGAACGAGGAGCTCATCGAGCAGATCGAACGCATCGAACAGGAGGTCCAGCCTGATCGCGACCTGCTCGTGCTGGACGCGGCGATGGGACAGAGCGCGAAGAGTCAGGCCGCTGACTTCGAGGCGGCCATCGGCATCGACGGCGTCGTCATCACGAAGCTCGACGGGACCGCGAAAGGTGGCGGCGCGCTCGCCGCGGTCAACGAGACCGACTCAACCATCGCATTCCTCGGCGCTGGGGAGACAGTCAAGGACATCGAGCGGTTCGAACCCTCCGGGTTCATCTCCCGCTTGCTCGGGATGGGCGACCTCAAGCAGCTCACCGAGCGCGTCGAACGCGCGATGGAGGAAACGCAGGAAGGCGACGAGGAGGACTGGGACCCCGAGGACATGCTGGAGGGGCAGTTCACCCTCAAGGACATGCGCAAGCAGATGCAGACGATGAACAACATGGGGCCGCTCGACCAAGTGATGGATATGATTCCCGGCTTGGGCGGCGGGCTGATGGACCAGCTCCCGGACGACGCGATGGACGTGACCCAAGAGCGGATGCGGGATTTCGATGTCATCATGGACTCGATGACCGAGGAAGAACTGGAGAACCCCCGTGTTGTCGGCCAGTCCCGAACAAGACGCATCTGCCGCGGCTCAGGTAAGCCGGAGGAGCGGGTGCGTGAACTCCTCCAGCAGCACAAACAGATGGAGCAGATGCTCAAGCAGTTCCAAGGCATGGGCGACGGCGACATGGAGCGGATGATGAAACAGATGCAGCAGGGCGGCGGCGGCGGCATGGGCGGCATGGGCGGCGGCGGTATGGGGCCGTTCGGCGACTGA
- a CDS encoding AEC family transporter, giving the protein MAVLGQLGFMIAFLSAGVAAGHFELLTERRTDILTTLVFTVALPALIFRSTYNRPLREIISPALLGGFWAVITLTVILGWLVHRRLESPGRRSVSVVQSYHSNMGFLGLPLVAATMGSDATAVASVILGIGAVTHVPVTVFLLVRINGSDASLLGECKKLVTNPVLIALAAGITASVLTLSVPEPLIGVLGPPAELALPVALLCIGATLDTDLPVSDLQKTVSVVGLKVLWMPALAWLVYSSLSMDATALGAAVVMLGTPTAVSTYVYTTELGGDAAFASLNVFTSTVVSIGTLSVLIWLFA; this is encoded by the coding sequence ATGGCCGTTCTCGGACAGCTCGGATTCATGATCGCGTTTCTCTCGGCCGGCGTCGCCGCCGGCCACTTCGAGCTGTTGACCGAGCGACGGACGGATATCCTCACCACACTCGTCTTTACCGTTGCACTACCGGCACTCATCTTCCGGTCTACGTACAACCGACCGCTGCGGGAAATTATCTCACCGGCGTTGCTCGGTGGCTTCTGGGCCGTCATCACGCTGACGGTCATCTTGGGCTGGCTCGTCCACCGGCGGCTGGAGTCCCCCGGCCGCCGCAGCGTCTCTGTCGTCCAGTCCTACCACAGCAACATGGGGTTTCTCGGCCTCCCGTTGGTGGCGGCGACGATGGGGAGCGACGCGACAGCGGTCGCCAGCGTCATCCTCGGTATCGGCGCGGTCACGCACGTCCCGGTGACGGTGTTCCTGCTGGTCCGCATCAACGGCAGCGACGCCTCGCTGCTGGGTGAGTGCAAGAAGCTCGTGACGAACCCGGTACTCATCGCGCTGGCGGCCGGCATCACGGCCTCAGTGCTGACGCTGTCCGTTCCGGAGCCACTCATCGGTGTGCTCGGTCCACCGGCAGAACTGGCGCTCCCGGTCGCCTTGCTATGTATCGGTGCGACGCTCGACACGGACCTCCCGGTGTCGGACCTGCAGAAGACCGTCAGCGTCGTCGGGCTGAAGGTGCTGTGGATGCCGGCGCTGGCGTGGCTGGTGTACTCATCGCTGTCGATGGACGCAACGGCGCTGGGCGCGGCGGTCGTGATGCTCGGCACCCCAACGGCGGTGTCGACGTACGTCTACACGACAGAACTCGGCGGCGATGCGGCGTTCGCCTCGCTGAACGTCTTCACCTCGACGGTGGTCTCCATCGGAACGCTCTCAGTCCTCATCTGGCTGTTCGCCTGA
- a CDS encoding cupin domain-containing protein: MGYHQIDPQDLSETEDYPCDRRGISDATELHALHAATYEMAPGEDLSRTYHYHETREELFYVLDGALHVETPDGEFVVSAGEVFVAEPDSPHRAHNPADADASVTVLGVGAPPTDIARPYDPDA; the protein is encoded by the coding sequence ATGGGCTATCATCAGATTGATCCGCAGGACCTGTCGGAAACCGAGGACTACCCCTGTGACCGGCGGGGTATCTCCGACGCCACCGAACTTCACGCACTCCACGCGGCCACCTACGAGATGGCACCCGGCGAGGACCTCTCGCGGACCTACCACTACCACGAGACGCGCGAGGAACTGTTCTACGTGCTCGATGGGGCACTTCACGTCGAGACGCCCGACGGGGAGTTCGTGGTCTCCGCTGGTGAGGTGTTCGTCGCCGAGCCGGACAGCCCACACCGTGCGCACAACCCCGCTGATGCCGACGCGTCGGTAACCGTTCTGGGCGTCGGCGCGCCGCCGACCGACATTGCGCGCCCGTACGACCCAGACGCGTAG
- a CDS encoding bifunctional 4-hydroxy-2-oxoglutarate aldolase/2-dehydro-3-deoxy-phosphogluconate aldolase: MTSKQAVRQQLVDSGVTAVLRGIPEEKMVDVATAVHEGGVTALELTADAKRCSDMIAAVDKALDDTDAIIGAGTVMDAAAARNVIEAGAEFVLAPNLNEDVIDVCNREGVLAIPGVMTPTEAADAMEAGADILKMFPANTVGPAHIGALQGPLGDVPIMPTGGVSVDNVDEFFDAGAVAVGAGSALVNYEAIENDDMDGVREQAAEFVAAVEAARE, translated from the coding sequence GTGACGAGCAAACAAGCGGTACGACAACAGCTGGTCGACAGCGGTGTCACGGCAGTCCTGCGAGGGATTCCCGAAGAAAAGATGGTCGACGTGGCGACCGCCGTCCACGAGGGCGGCGTCACGGCGCTGGAACTGACCGCCGACGCGAAGCGCTGCTCGGACATGATCGCCGCCGTCGACAAGGCGCTCGACGACACTGACGCAATCATCGGGGCCGGCACGGTCATGGACGCCGCCGCCGCCCGCAACGTCATCGAGGCCGGCGCGGAGTTCGTCCTCGCGCCGAACTTAAACGAGGACGTCATCGACGTGTGTAACCGCGAGGGCGTCCTCGCGATACCCGGCGTCATGACGCCGACGGAGGCCGCCGACGCGATGGAGGCTGGCGCGGACATCCTGAAGATGTTCCCGGCAAACACGGTCGGCCCGGCCCATATCGGCGCGCTGCAGGGGCCGCTGGGCGACGTGCCGATTATGCCGACTGGCGGTGTCTCAGTCGACAACGTCGACGAGTTCTTCGATGCCGGTGCGGTCGCCGTCGGCGCAGGCTCGGCGCTAGTCAACTACGAAGCCATCGAGAACGACGACATGGACGGCGTCCGCGAACAGGCCGCGGAGTTCGTCGCCGCAGTCGAGGCGGCCCGAGAGTAG
- a CDS encoding cell wall anchor protein: MERITSRRNVIKLAGGALVSLAGCGGSDGGSGGTATDGGGAEAPGTPTAEETDAMTEADTESAMETETGMGAETEAETDMGVETETDEPGIGTPENETGLSGNETGLSDNETEMPGNETGLSDNETEVSGNETDLSDNVTEMPSNETDLSDNVTEMPSNETDLSGNVIEMPSNETAAAENGTDE; the protein is encoded by the coding sequence ATGGAACGAATCACATCTCGACGGAACGTAATCAAACTCGCGGGCGGCGCACTCGTGTCGCTGGCTGGCTGTGGCGGCTCTGACGGCGGCAGCGGCGGTACGGCGACTGACGGCGGCGGGGCCGAGGCCCCGGGCACACCCACGGCCGAAGAAACCGACGCGATGACCGAAGCCGATACCGAGTCGGCGATGGAAACCGAGACTGGTATGGGTGCCGAGACGGAGGCAGAGACCGATATGGGTGTCGAGACGGAAACCGACGAACCCGGAATCGGAACCCCGGAAAACGAGACCGGACTATCCGGTAACGAAACAGGCCTGTCTGATAACGAGACTGAGATGCCGGGTAACGAAACAGGCCTGTCTGATAACGAGACTGAGGTGTCGGGTAACGAAACAGACCTGTCTGATAACGTGACCGAGATGCCGAGCAACGAAACAGACCTGTCTGATAACGTGACCGAGATGCCGAGCAACGAAACAGACCTGTCTGGTAACGTGATCGAGATGCCGAGCAACGAGACGGCGGCGGCTGAGAACGGAACCGACGAGTAG
- the ftsY gene encoding signal recognition particle-docking protein FtsY: protein MFDGLKDKLSGFTSDVEEDVDDDALEAEDEPDVDEADGEAPADQAADTEPAPETADAEPSDAETATAESEPAIVDDQPEAASEPPAAGSEATAESATEPSAAVEEADPKEDSKADDAAETAEDAESEEDDDDDGGRGLAAKAKLMATGKTVIEEEDLQGHLDDLELALLSSDVEMSVANEILDGVKENLTGQTRRRLSSTGNLVRDALRESLYDVINVGQFDFDERVQQADKPVTIVFTGVNGVGKTTSIAKLAQYFEDRGLSTVLANGDTYRAGANEQLEKHAENLDKKIITHEQGSDPTAVVYDAVEYAKANDIDVVLGDTAGRLHTSDDLMAQLEKIDRNIDPDMTLFVDEAVAGQDAVNRAREFNDAAEIDGAILTKADADPQGGAAISVAHVTGKPILFLGTGQDYDDLEPFDPEEIVDSLIGE from the coding sequence ATGTTCGACGGACTGAAGGACAAACTCAGCGGGTTCACGAGTGACGTCGAGGAAGACGTTGACGACGACGCACTCGAGGCGGAGGACGAACCGGATGTCGACGAGGCTGATGGGGAAGCGCCCGCCGATCAAGCGGCCGACACCGAGCCCGCGCCGGAGACAGCGGACGCCGAACCGTCAGATGCCGAAACGGCGACGGCTGAGTCAGAGCCGGCAATCGTGGACGACCAGCCCGAGGCTGCTTCTGAACCGCCAGCCGCTGGCTCCGAGGCGACAGCGGAGTCAGCCACAGAGCCGTCTGCAGCAGTCGAAGAAGCGGACCCAAAAGAAGACTCCAAAGCGGATGACGCCGCGGAGACTGCGGAGGACGCGGAGTCCGAAGAAGACGACGACGACGACGGCGGCCGCGGGCTCGCCGCGAAGGCGAAGCTCATGGCGACCGGCAAGACGGTCATCGAAGAAGAGGACCTGCAGGGGCACCTCGACGACCTCGAACTGGCGTTGCTGTCGAGCGACGTGGAGATGAGCGTCGCCAACGAGATTCTCGACGGCGTCAAGGAGAACCTCACGGGCCAGACCCGTCGACGGCTCTCCAGTACGGGCAATCTCGTCCGGGACGCGCTCCGGGAGTCGCTGTACGACGTTATCAACGTCGGGCAGTTCGACTTCGACGAACGTGTTCAGCAGGCCGACAAGCCGGTCACCATCGTATTCACCGGCGTCAACGGCGTCGGGAAGACGACCTCGATAGCGAAACTCGCTCAGTACTTCGAGGACCGCGGGCTCTCGACGGTGCTCGCCAACGGCGACACCTACCGTGCCGGCGCGAACGAGCAACTGGAGAAACACGCCGAGAACCTCGACAAGAAGATCATCACTCACGAGCAGGGCTCAGACCCGACGGCGGTCGTCTACGACGCCGTCGAGTACGCCAAGGCCAACGATATCGACGTGGTGCTGGGTGACACGGCCGGTCGACTCCACACCTCTGACGACCTCATGGCCCAGTTAGAGAAGATCGACCGCAACATCGACCCGGACATGACGCTGTTCGTCGACGAGGCGGTCGCGGGGCAGGATGCCGTCAACCGGGCGCGGGAGTTCAACGACGCGGCCGAGATCGACGGGGCGATCCTGACGAAGGCCGACGCCGACCCACAGGGCGGCGCGGCAATCTCCGTCGCCCACGTCACTGGCAAGCCGATCCTCTTCCTCGGGACCGGCCAAGACTACGACGACCTCGAACCGTTCGACCCCGAGGAAATCGTCGACAGTCTCATCGGCGAGTAA
- the pfdA gene encoding prefoldin subunit alpha, with translation MMGGGGGGGGGQMQQVAQEIEQMEQEVDAIDEEIERLREKQTDIDEAIEAIETLDSGSTVQVPLGGDAYIRATIEDIDEVVVSLGGGYSAEREQDGAVSTLETKQETLDDHISDLQEEKAEVETEMEELEQQAQQMQQQQMQQMMQQQEQEDE, from the coding sequence ATGATGGGCGGTGGCGGCGGTGGCGGCGGCGGTCAGATGCAGCAGGTCGCACAGGAGATCGAGCAGATGGAGCAGGAAGTCGACGCCATCGACGAGGAGATCGAACGCCTCCGCGAGAAGCAGACTGACATCGACGAGGCCATCGAGGCCATCGAGACGCTCGATTCCGGTTCCACGGTGCAGGTCCCGCTCGGCGGCGACGCCTACATCCGCGCAACTATCGAGGACATCGACGAAGTCGTCGTCTCCCTCGGTGGCGGCTACTCCGCAGAGCGCGAGCAGGACGGCGCTGTCAGCACGCTGGAAACCAAGCAGGAGACGCTGGACGACCACATCAGCGACCTGCAGGAAGAGAAGGCCGAAGTCGAGACCGAGATGGAGGAGCTCGAACAGCAGGCCCAGCAGATGCAACAGCAGCAGATGCAGCAGATGATGCAACAGCAAGAGCAGGAAGACGAGTAA
- the rpl18a gene encoding 50S ribosomal protein L18Ae: MSTYTVRGSFPARDGPQQFEKEVDAPNENVAEERVYSDFGSQHNLKRTQITIEEVAA; this comes from the coding sequence ATGAGCACGTACACTGTTCGCGGTAGTTTCCCGGCCCGAGACGGCCCACAACAGTTCGAGAAGGAGGTCGACGCACCGAACGAGAACGTCGCTGAGGAGCGCGTTTACAGCGACTTCGGTTCCCAGCACAACCTCAAGCGCACACAGATCACGATTGAGGAGGTGGCAGCATGA
- a CDS encoding translation initiation factor IF-6, with protein MLRAAFSGSSYVGVFARATDDCVLVRPDLDESLLDDLSDELEVPAVPTTVGRSGTVGALATGNENGLVVSERVRETEIERIQDVVDVPVTRLPGRINAAGNVVCCNDYGAYVHPDLSRDAVQAVRDGLDVPVERGVIAGVTTVGTAAVATNKGVLCHPKATDGELDALEDVLDVPADIGTINYGGPLVGSGLIANDHGYICGSDTSGPELGRIDAALGYID; from the coding sequence TTGCTCCGCGCGGCTTTCTCCGGGTCGTCGTACGTAGGTGTGTTCGCCCGTGCGACCGACGACTGCGTGCTGGTTCGCCCAGACCTAGACGAATCGCTGCTCGACGACCTGAGCGACGAACTCGAGGTGCCGGCCGTGCCGACCACCGTCGGCCGCTCCGGGACCGTCGGCGCGCTCGCGACCGGCAACGAGAACGGGCTGGTCGTCTCCGAACGCGTCCGTGAGACCGAGATCGAACGGATTCAGGACGTCGTCGACGTGCCTGTCACGCGACTGCCCGGTCGGATCAACGCCGCCGGTAACGTCGTCTGCTGTAACGACTACGGCGCGTACGTCCACCCCGACCTCTCACGGGACGCCGTGCAGGCGGTCAGAGACGGGCTAGACGTGCCCGTCGAACGCGGCGTCATCGCCGGTGTCACGACCGTCGGGACTGCCGCCGTCGCCACCAACAAGGGCGTGCTCTGCCATCCGAAGGCTACGGACGGCGAACTCGACGCGCTCGAAGACGTCCTCGATGTGCCCGCAGACATCGGGACCATCAACTACGGTGGCCCGCTCGTCGGCTCCGGGCTGATCGCCAACGACCACGGCTACATCTGTGGCTCGGACACCTCCGGGCCGGAGCTGGGCCGTATCGACGCGGCGCTCGGCTACATCGACTGA
- a CDS encoding 50S ribosomal protein L31e — protein MSASDFEERVVTIPLRDARAEPNHKRADKAMILIREHLAKHFSVDEDAVRLDPSINEAAWARGRANTPSKIRVRAARFEEEGEAIVEAETAE, from the coding sequence ATGAGCGCCAGTGACTTCGAGGAGCGTGTCGTCACCATTCCGCTCCGAGACGCGCGAGCTGAACCGAACCACAAGCGCGCAGACAAGGCGATGATCCTCATCCGCGAGCACCTCGCCAAACACTTCTCTGTCGACGAGGACGCCGTTCGCCTCGACCCCTCGATCAACGAGGCGGCCTGGGCCCGCGGTCGCGCCAACACGCCGAGTAAGATCCGTGTTCGCGCCGCCCGCTTCGAGGAAGAGGGCGAAGCCATCGTCGAAGCAGAGACCGCAGAGTAA
- a CDS encoding 50S ribosomal protein L39e codes for MGKKSKATKKRLAKLDNQNSRVPAWVMLKTDREVQRNHKRRHWRRNDTDE; via the coding sequence ATGGGTAAGAAATCGAAGGCTACGAAGAAGCGACTGGCCAAACTCGACAACCAGAACAGTCGAGTCCCGGCTTGGGTCATGCTCAAGACTGACCGCGAGGTCCAGCGCAACCACAAACGACGCCACTGGCGGCGCAACGACACTGACGAATAA
- a CDS encoding ZIP family metal transporter: MVAVENVVFVFVAGLLTALATGLGAIPFFLVDEFSDRWNVLLWGLASGIMVAASLFGLVREGLAYGSPLLMIPGILAGVVLVVGAHELLDDFQQSPKQFEQADFKKLLLILGILTVHSFPEGVAVGVSFAELGLESATPESAVGIVGVSVPLLAVFMTVAISIHNIPEGTAIAIPLRSLGVSEWKMVWWAVFSSLPQPVGAVIAYYFVTLAKAFLPFGFGFAAGAMVYLVLTEFVPEALEYGDGLPGGGKRELTAGIAVGVLAMVPLAFV, encoded by the coding sequence ATGGTCGCCGTCGAGAACGTTGTTTTCGTGTTCGTCGCGGGGTTGCTCACGGCACTGGCTACCGGGCTCGGTGCGATCCCGTTTTTTCTCGTCGATGAGTTCTCCGACCGATGGAACGTACTGCTGTGGGGACTTGCCTCGGGAATCATGGTCGCCGCTTCGCTGTTCGGGCTCGTCCGCGAGGGGCTCGCGTATGGGTCGCCGCTGCTTATGATTCCCGGAATCCTCGCCGGTGTCGTGCTCGTCGTCGGTGCCCACGAACTTCTGGATGACTTCCAGCAGTCTCCAAAGCAGTTTGAGCAGGCGGATTTCAAGAAGCTCCTGTTGATTCTGGGCATTCTGACCGTCCATAGCTTCCCGGAGGGAGTCGCTGTCGGCGTCTCCTTCGCTGAACTCGGGCTGGAGTCGGCAACGCCTGAATCCGCCGTAGGTATCGTCGGCGTCTCCGTCCCGCTGCTGGCCGTGTTCATGACGGTCGCCATCTCTATCCACAATATTCCGGAAGGGACCGCCATCGCCATTCCCCTTCGCTCGCTGGGTGTCAGCGAGTGGAAGATGGTCTGGTGGGCGGTGTTCTCCTCGCTGCCACAGCCAGTCGGGGCCGTGATCGCGTACTACTTCGTCACGCTGGCGAAGGCATTTCTCCCGTTCGGCTTCGGCTTTGCCGCCGGGGCGATGGTGTATCTCGTGCTCACGGAGTTCGTCCCAGAGGCGCTGGAGTACGGCGACGGTCTCCCGGGTGGGGGCAAGCGCGAGCTGACCGCTGGCATCGCTGTCGGCGTGTTGGCGATGGTGCCGCTTGCGTTCGTTTAG
- the thpR gene encoding RNA 2',3'-cyclic phosphodiesterase has translation MAKRLFVGVDLDGLSDAVAAAQDRLDGVSGLRLTDPEQAHVTLKFLGDTDPVRVDDIIAALETAVEDSDIAPFEAEFGGLGVFPSLSYISVVWVGVRDRRGRAELTALHEAVEDRTTALGFDPEDHEFTPHATIARMDHAGGKETVQNAVENDDPDVGRLQVEELRLKESVLGPDGPTYRTVESVAL, from the coding sequence ATGGCCAAACGCCTGTTCGTCGGCGTCGACCTCGACGGGCTCAGCGACGCTGTGGCGGCCGCTCAGGATCGGCTTGACGGGGTTTCGGGCCTCCGACTGACCGATCCCGAACAAGCTCACGTCACGCTGAAGTTCCTCGGCGACACCGACCCGGTCCGCGTTGACGACATCATTGCTGCCCTCGAAACCGCGGTCGAAGACAGCGACATCGCTCCGTTCGAAGCCGAGTTCGGCGGGCTCGGCGTGTTCCCATCGCTGTCCTACATCAGCGTCGTCTGGGTCGGCGTCCGCGACCGCCGGGGTCGCGCGGAACTGACCGCGCTGCACGAAGCCGTCGAGGACCGAACCACTGCTCTGGGATTCGACCCGGAAGACCACGAGTTCACGCCACACGCGACTATCGCCAGAATGGACCACGCCGGGGGCAAAGAGACGGTACAGAACGCCGTCGAGAACGACGATCCTGACGTGGGCCGCCTGCAGGTCGAGGAACTCCGCCTGAAAGAGAGTGTGCTTGGGCCCGACGGCCCGACGTATCGAACCGTGGAGTCCGTGGCGCTGTGA
- a CDS encoding tetratricopeptide repeat protein has product MTDNDDDHAFSEGQGFGEPYEGFDLEPPEFEVDPDKVDPVDSRVVTDLLDQRNISSNAVDPEQLLDVGLEYMHINRHEQAAETFERVAQYTDDDRLKQEAWTNKGAAHAELEEWDAAIGAYKEALNFDEESDHAATAETNLAYALWKSGRSEQALEHAERAVEIDPRFGEGWYNRGFFLLERGLADEAIDAFDNAVRLGFRNADVLEEKARALEEVGEFDRAEELAEEVDEMREEAEQQLLE; this is encoded by the coding sequence ATGACAGACAACGACGACGATCACGCCTTCTCCGAGGGACAGGGGTTCGGCGAGCCCTACGAAGGGTTCGACCTCGAACCGCCGGAGTTCGAAGTGGACCCGGACAAGGTCGACCCCGTCGACTCGCGTGTCGTCACCGATCTACTGGACCAGCGGAACATCTCCTCTAACGCCGTCGACCCCGAGCAACTGCTCGACGTCGGCCTAGAGTATATGCACATCAACCGCCACGAACAGGCCGCCGAAACGTTCGAGCGCGTCGCTCAGTACACGGACGACGACCGGCTCAAGCAGGAGGCTTGGACGAACAAGGGCGCGGCCCACGCGGAACTCGAAGAGTGGGACGCCGCCATCGGCGCGTACAAGGAAGCGCTCAACTTCGACGAGGAATCCGACCACGCCGCCACGGCGGAGACGAACCTCGCATACGCGCTCTGGAAATCCGGCCGCTCCGAGCAGGCACTCGAACACGCCGAACGCGCCGTCGAAATCGACCCCCGCTTCGGCGAAGGTTGGTACAACCGCGGCTTCTTCCTGCTCGAACGCGGGCTGGCCGACGAGGCTATCGACGCGTTCGACAACGCGGTCCGCCTCGGCTTCCGCAACGCCGACGTGCTCGAAGAGAAGGCCCGTGCCCTCGAAGAGGTCGGCGAGTTCGACCGCGCCGAGGAACTGGCCGAGGAAGTCGACGAGATGCGCGAGGAGGCCGAACAGCAGCTGCTTGAATGA